In Nostoc edaphicum CCNP1411, the sequence AGGAACAGAAGCAGGAATCTATAAAGATGGTAAAGTTATTGGTGCTCTTGGGGATACTCACGGCTGGAGTCGTGGTGGTGGCAAAGCTGTAACAGCAAATAGTAAATATATTTACATTGCCATGACTCAAGGTTCGAGGGGCAATACAAAAGAAGATTACCCACCAGAAGGAACAACTTGGTATTCCGTTAGGCGTTATGACTTGACAGGAAAACCTGCGCCGTTTCCGAATGGGCGTGGTTGGGATAAAAGTATGTTGATTACCAGTACTAAAAGTGAAGTTACTGGATTAGCAACTTTGGGAAGCGAGTTGTATGTGAGTGATTTTGCTGCTAACCGGATTCGTGTTTATGATACTGATACGATGAAGGAACTCCGCAGCTTTACCGTTGCGAATCCCGGAGCAATAACTATTGATCCACAAAAAAATCTGTGGATTATTCAAAGTAAAAATGGTGGTAAGCCTGCGAAAATTTTACATTATTCCCAGAGTGGAAAGCAATTACCCCAAGAGATTGCAGATATCATTGAACCATCTGCGATCGCAATTAATCATCAAGGTAAGCTGTTAGTGGCAGAAAATGGGCCGCGTCAGCAGATGTTGATTTATGACATCAAAGATCAGCCAGTACAAACAGGTAGTTTCGGCTGTAAAGGCGGTATCTATGCAGGAGTTGCTGGTGAAGTTCGAGATTTGAAACTTTATGGACTTACCGGAGTCGGTGTAGATGCTTCCGGTAATATCTATATAAATAGTAATGGTTTCAACAAATCAGGAACAGATTTGCGGAAATTTTCGCCATCAGGAAAACTCATGTGGCGATCGCTAGGATTGATATTCGTCGATAATGCAGATGCCGATCCTAAAACTGATGGTGTAGATGTATTCACCAAACAAGAACACTATCTGATGGATTACAGTAAGGCTGCTGGTAAGCAATGGACTTACAAAGCCTACACTTTAAATGCTTTCAAATATCCTCAAGATCCACGTCTGCATACATCGCCAGATGGAACCTTTGTTCGCCGCATCCAAGGGAAGCCGTTTTTGTTTCTCACAGATATGTATAACAGCTTTCTGCAAATATATCGTTTTAACCCAGACACAGATGGCAAAGTAGCCATCCCAGCCGGAATGTTTGTTGGTACAAATAGCGCCGATAAACCATTTATCAAGGGAAATTGGCCACCGCATCAACCAGAAAAAGGGGAATGGATCTGGCGCGATCGCAACGGAAATGGCAAATTTGAAAAGGACGAATATGATACCAGCAAAGATTATCCCTATATCGGCGGCTGGTGGGTAGACAGCAAAGGAGATGTTTGGAAAGCTTTGCGAACCGAAGATGGCATTCGACACTATCCTTTACAGGGAATAGATCCTAAAGGCAACCCCATCTATAGCTATAGTTCGATAGAAAAGCAAACTACTCCCAACATATTTAACGACTTGCGGCGAATCGAATATTTCCCCGAAACAGATAGTATGTATTTGTCAGGCTTTACAGTAGATCACCCTGCATTCGGTGACGATGCTGGAGTTGCTGGATCTGAGATTGCCCGTTTTGACAACTGGAGTAAAGGAAATCGTACTCCCAAGTGGCGAATTGTGATTCCCTACGACACCACTGGCCAACGCGAAGTATCTACGGCGGCTATGAGTGTGGCGGGAGACTATGTATTTGCCGTGACAGTCAAAACCGCAGAGGTATATGTCTACAATGCCAAGACGGGAGTGCAAGTACAACTGTTAAAACCAGGCCCAGAAGTTGGCAGCGAAAGTGGCTGGATTGATATACCATACGGTATCCGGGCTTTTCGTCGTTCAAATGGTGAGTATTTAGTATTTGTGGAAGAAAATTGGAAAGGAAAAGTGATTATGTATCGGCTGGCGGGGTGAGTATTTACAGCAATTACCTGTAAGCTTAACCAAGCCACAGATCCCCGACTTCTAAAAGAAGTCGGGGATCTTGTTTATTCAGGATTGCTATATGTACAAGAATATGTGATTAAATGTATCGCAGATTTAATCAGATAAAATGCTCCATGCGTCGAGACTCAATTTTTTACAAACTGTTTCAACAATCCCCCACTCTCTTATTTGAACTCTTGACAAATCCACCAACAAATGCAGATGCTTATCGATTTGATTCGGTAGCTGTCAAGGAACCCAAATTTGAAATTGATGGGGTATTTCTCCTACCAGAAAGCGAGACTCCTGGAGTTGTATATTTTTGTGAAGTACAGTTTCAAAAGGATGAACAGCTTTATGAAAGAGTATTTGCTGAATCTTCACTATATTTCTACCGCAACCGCACCAGATTTAACGACTGGCAAGCAGTTGTAATTTATCCATCTCGCAATACCGAACAAAGTAACATTTATCCTCATCGAGGATTGCTCAATAGTAACCAAGTGCATCGGGTGTATTTGGATGAATTGGGGGATATTCGCCAATTACCTTTATGGGTAGCACTGATGGTACTAACTACGATAGAGGAAGAAGAAGCACCTGAAGAAGCAAGGTATTTGTTAACAAGAACTGATCAAGAAGTACCATTAGCAGAGGGTCGCGTCATAATAGAAATAGTGACGACAATAATGATGTACAGATTTGAACAATTGAGCCAAGCGGAGGTAGAGTCTATGCTAGGAATAACACTACAGCAAACGAGAGTTTATCGAGAAATCAAGGAAGAAGGACGAGAAGAAGGACGAGAAGAAGGACGAGAAGAAGGGCGAGAAGAAGGACGAGAAGCGATGGCTAATGCTATTTCCCGACAATTAACTAAGCGGCTTGGAAAACTGTCTGAGGAAATGCGATCCTCCATTTCTGGTTTATCTTTGCCTGTTCTCGTAGATTTGAGCGAGGCATTGCTTGATTTTACTACTTTGGCTGATTTGCAATCTTGGTTAGAAGGGCGAACAAATTAAACTACCTCTTGATGTTTTTGGCTTAGATACATCGCAATTCCTTTCTCGTAGTAAGCTGCTTCATTAATAAAAACAGGATAAACAGTAGACGCTCCCTCATAGAAAATATCTTTTCCTGCAAAAGTCAGAAACATTGGATCGCCTGGATGCAGAGGTTCATAATCCCGAAACTGAAGCTGGGGATGAATCATGGCTTGAATCTCTCCATGTAGGTGCAGCCCGTCGTAGGCATCGCTTCTAGGATAATCGATCGTCTCAATGTATTGATAGAATGTAATCGTACTATTTGACTGCGGAATATTACCTTGGTTGCAACCTTCAAAATAGTCTAAAATTGCATACATAAGTTGCTCTGTTTGCTGAAATAATTCGGCGTTTAAGATATTTTGAGCTACAGCACCAACTTCTATCACAAAACCCAATTCGCACAAAGAACGGAGAAAACCACCTTCTCTAGATTGTTGATTAATAAAAATCTTTACCATCGGATTTATCGAAGTCAAATAAGCGCCTAACCGAAGTAAGAAAGGGTGCATATCACAAAAAATCAGACTTAAACCCATGTTGGCAGTTGTGCTGTGCAAATCAATAATTACATCCACAAAAGGCAGATTTTGCGGTTGCAATATCTGTTGAATTTCTTTTGCCCGCGTATCTTCGTAACTTGAGAGTTGGGTATTTTGTAAGCTTTGATTAGTGAAGCAACGATTTAAATCTTTCTCAATGTATCGCTTGCCTTCTTCAATAGCTTTGAGATTGCCAAGTAATGCCAGAGTTTCAAAACTTCCTCTGTTAATTAAATTAGGATACTGCTGAAACTTTTTGACTAGATATACTCCTGTTAACTCATTACCGTGGTTTCCTCCAACGATCGCAACTCGTTCAATCTGACTCATAACAACCTCATATCTAAAAAACTTGTAGAGCTGATACTATAATGCTTACCCTACGGTTATTGAGAATGGCGCAAGATAGAAGTATAGCTTCTGCTGGCTAAATCTTGTAAGAGACTGAGGCGATATCTACGACGGGCTACGCCTACGCTTCATGTTTGAGCCAAAATGTGATAACTGTTAAGCTGTTGGTTTTGGCACAAAAGAGGAGGAAATTTATGGAGAAGGACTTTCAAGCGATGCCTCCAGCTGGCTACGCCTACGCTGAACTTTACAAAAACGCTCTCCTCAACGACGTACTCCCATTTTGGGAAAAATATTCTCTCGATTGGCAGCAAGGCGGCTATTTCACCTGCCTCGATCGCGAAGGCAAAATTTATGATACAGACAAATTCATCTGGCTGCAAAACCGCCAGGTGTGGACTTTTTCTATGCTTTGCAACCAGCTAGAAAAACGCGAAAACTGGCTAAAAATTGCCAGCAACGGCGCTAATTTTCTCGCCCAACATGGCAGAGATAGTGATGGTAACTGGTACTTTGCCCTCACTTGTGAAGGAAAACCACTGGTTCAACCTTATAATATCTTTTCTGACTGCTTTGCAGCGATGGCATTTAGTCAATATGCACTTGCTGGCGGCGAAGAATGGGCAAAGGATGTGGCGATGCAAGCATATAACAACGTATTACGCCGCAAAGATAACCCGAAAGGCAAATATAATAAAACTTATCCTGACACACGCCCTATGAAATCATTGGCTGTACCGATGATTTTAGCCAACCTGACTCTAGAAATGGAATGGTTGCTGCCAAAGGAAACACTAGAAAATGTCCTGGCTGAGACTGTCCACGAAGTGATGACCGATTTTCTCGACTCAAAACGGGGACTAATGTACGAAAACGTTGCCCCTGATGGTTCCCACATAGATTGTTTTGAGGGAAGGCTGATTAATCCAGGTCACGGTATCGAAGCTATGTGGTTTATCATGGACATTGCGCGTCGGAAAAACGATACCAAAACTATTAACCAAGCCGTGGATGTGGTGCTAAATATCCTGAATTTTGCTTGGGATAGCGAGTACGGCGGATTGTATTACTTTATGGATGCAGACGGTCATCCTCCACAACAACTGGAATGGGATCAAAAGCTGTGGTGGGTTCATCTAGAGTCATTGGTTGCATTAGCAATGGGCTATCGCCTGACCGGGCGTGAGGTGTGTTGGGAATGGTATCAAAAAATGCACGATTACACCTGGTCACACTTTGCCGATGCAGAATACGGTGAATGGTTTGGCTATCTCAATCGGCGTGGGGAAGTATTGTTGAACCTCAAAGGCGGCAAATGGAAAGGATGTTTTCACGTACCGCGTGCATTGTACCTTTGTTGGCAGCAATTTGAGGCGATCGCAACTGGTTTGCAATAGATTTCTTACAAAAATTCATAGCTTTAACGTTACTTATGAATATTTAAGTTGTTGCGATGCCTGCGGCGGTAAACAACGCAGTCAGTTTAATCTCAACCAGAGTACCATCTGCACGGTTTAACTCATCCCAAATTATGATTTGATTAAAGGTATTACCCAAATAAAAAACTTTTAATATGAGAAAACTGTCGCTGATTTTCCCCTTAGCTATTCTAGCTTTTGGCAGTGTAGTTGTTAATAACCAAGAAACGTTCTCACCCAATACTTACACTCAATCTGTTACCCGTGAAGTTTTAGCGAGTGGTTATCCTACTCAAGATAAAAAGCAGATTCTTGAGCTTGTACGCTATACCATCGCACCAAGGGCAAAACTCCCTACTCATACTCATCCGGGAATGCAGATTGAACGAGTAGAGGCGGGAACTTTAACTTATGCTGTTGTGGAAGGAGAAGCTAAAGTAACGAAAGCTAACGGCACAGAATTCATTCTTCAAAAAGGGAAAACTATACAGCTTACAGTGGGAGATGCTTTAGGTGAATCTGCCGGAATGGTTCATTATGGAGAAAACCAAACAAACAAACCGATTATTCTGTTGTCTGCTTCTCTATTTAATGCTAATCAACCAAAAGCTATTTTAACCAATCCTGAAAACAGATGAATTTGATGAGAAATTTCGACTTTTTTTAAAGCTTTACTCATTAGTATTTGAAATGGCATCACACAGATGACGATATTAGTCGCTAGAGTTATCAGCAAAGTAGTATCGAGTTTCCAGAGTTTAATCGTGTTAACCCTCTCAAGTTAAATGTGGAAGAACTTACCAACTTTGCAAAGTGTCACCCAAAACTAAAGATTTAAATAATATTCTCAAGAAAGTTTTTCAATCTGCTTGTTCTTTTGGCTTAGTGTCTTCATTATTAATTACAGACTAAATTCGGCTGCACCATCCTCATCCACATCTGCATCTTTACCCATAGCAGTAGGTTTAAATTTAGAGCCGTGAATTAATTCACCAAACACAATCCCTGGATTTTGGTGAAGAATATTCAGCACACTCATAAAATCTCGCACAATTTCCCCTGGTGTCATTAATGCTTCTGCACCCAAGCGATTAATAATTTCTTGCACAAACTCTTTCAACTCACGATTTGTCAAAGTCTGTTCATAGCCAAAATTGAGTGCATGAATCTCAGCTAAACGTTGCAGAAGCGTCAAGATTTCTCCTTCACTTAACGGATTTAGCCGAATCACTGGCCCTAAATGTTCTTGAACATTAGCTTGTGTTACGAAACGACTTTCTTTTGTGCGTCTTTGCCAAGCTTGGTCTGCAAAAAGTCCCCGTTTGGGGTCTTCTAAAAACTTAGTTGTTCCACCAACAACAATACCCAGATGTTCTGCTTTACATTGCATGGTATCGTTAAACATTGCGAGGAGTCGATTATAGTTCTTTTCCCGTGTGACTGTAGTAGATATTTGATATATGTGTACAGCTTCATCAACTAAAATTAACAGTCCTTTATAGCCAATCTCAGCGACAAACTTTGCAAACAGTTTTATATAGTCATACCAACTATCATCATCAATAATGACCCGCACTCCTAAAGCTGCTTTCGCCTCAACTTTAGTAGTAAATTCTCCCCGCAACCAGCGCATCGCTGCATTTTTTAAATTATCATCATCCATTCGATAGCCACGCCAATAAGCGATAATCACGCTACCAAAATCAAAACCGTGAACTAAATCTTCAATATACTGAACTACTTCCCTAATTTTCGATTCAACTTGGTCATCAAAACCATCGTCATTTGGACGCATTTCAGTTTCTTTAACCACTTCTTGTTGAATTTTATTAATCCATCCTTCTAAAATCGAGACTAAAGCACCACCATCAGGACGAGTTTTTGTAGCTAGGTGGCTCATTAATTCTCGATAGGTAGCTACACCTTCATTGTTGCTTCCAGCTAATCGGCGTTCAGGGGATAAATCAGCATCAGCTACTACAAAACCTTGCTCCATCGCTCGGTTACGAATTAGTTGTAGTAAAAAACTTTTCCCAGAACCGTAGTTACCAATTATGAAGCGAAATGCTGCGACACCTTCTGCAATATCATCAAGATTTTGTAATAGGCTTTTTAGTTCTTTTTCTCGACCTACTGCTATATATTCAACTCCCACTCTTGGTACTACCCCCGCACCAAGGGAATTGATTAAAGCAGTGGAGATTTTTTTCGAGATTTTGAGCTTTGCCATGTCTTAAATTTCACTTTATTCTAAACGCAGAAGCACGCAGTAGATAGATAAGATACATATTCACCTTATACTAATCTGACGACGGCAATAATAATTTAATTTGACGAAGCATGTCTAGCCATGAGACTTTCATGCATTGCAATCATTTTTTTGACATGGATAATATTCTCAGGATAAACCTCTAGACTTTCCGAATCTGTGTTAATTATTAATTCACCAATAGTATCATTTGCTCGTTCATTTATAGAATCGATTAAGAGATTTGGCATAGTGATGTTTGCTTCGGCAATTTTTTTAATAGCAGCATTGGGATTATCTTGATCGACTATAGCTTTTAATACTTGTAGTTCGTATCCTGGGAGATTTTCTAAAAAATTAGTCCATTCTTCAGGTATATTCTCTGATGTATCAACATCCGAATTTTCTATGATTGCTGAAGTTTCCATTATTTCAGAAAAAGGAAACAATTCAGTATCTTCTTCTTGGGAATTATCCGCCAAAGGTTCTGGATTGAAGGTTTCTAGTTGTTGGAGTAATTCCCATACTTGATTTTGCAATGAATCTCGTTCTTCTTGCAATAATGAAATTTGCCCTTGCAACTGCTGTAATTCAGTTTTTTGTTCTGCTATTAGGGTCTGTGAAGAGTTCAGGATAACTTGGATATTTTCTCTTTCGGTTTTTGTCGCTATCAGCAATTGATTTTTTTGGGTTGTCTCAACTTCTAGCTCTTGAATTGCAATT encodes:
- a CDS encoding tellurite resistance TerB C-terminal domain-containing protein → MQSVMISNRFILVIVAFSVSFGLSLVPSWDFNKAFLTGVITAATIYTTALFIDKRRRNYEMFVLGSLRKRIKDMEGLKARIVREVNQIEEHHNLLYAESQQLQNQVIESRNQRDSLHRELRTFAGQKKQLETEISSLQTEINNLQNNQTELNNAFSVLTAEKRRLESNCNVSRAEIAQLQSQISQLQQEKQEVESNLTLLGRLKPQLEEKLYELRIAIQELEVETTQKNQLLIATKTERENIQVILNSSQTLIAEQKTELQQLQGQISLLQEERDSLQNQVWELLQQLETFNPEPLADNSQEEDTELFPFSEIMETSAIIENSDVDTSENIPEEWTNFLENLPGYELQVLKAIVDQDNPNAAIKKIAEANITMPNLLIDSINERANDTIGELIINTDSESLEVYPENIIHVKKMIAMHESLMARHASSN
- a CDS encoding cupin domain-containing protein, giving the protein MRKLSLIFPLAILAFGSVVVNNQETFSPNTYTQSVTREVLASGYPTQDKKQILELVRYTIAPRAKLPTHTHPGMQIERVEAGTLTYAVVEGEAKVTKANGTEFILQKGKTIQLTVGDALGESAGMVHYGENQTNKPIILLSASLFNANQPKAILTNPENR
- a CDS encoding Rpn family recombination-promoting nuclease/putative transposase, which translates into the protein MRRDSIFYKLFQQSPTLLFELLTNPPTNADAYRFDSVAVKEPKFEIDGVFLLPESETPGVVYFCEVQFQKDEQLYERVFAESSLYFYRNRTRFNDWQAVVIYPSRNTEQSNIYPHRGLLNSNQVHRVYLDELGDIRQLPLWVALMVLTTIEEEEAPEEARYLLTRTDQEVPLAEGRVIIEIVTTIMMYRFEQLSQAEVESMLGITLQQTRVYREIKEEGREEGREEGREEGREEGREAMANAISRQLTKRLGKLSEEMRSSISGLSLPVLVDLSEALLDFTTLADLQSWLEGRTN
- a CDS encoding aspartoacylase codes for the protein MSQIERVAIVGGNHGNELTGVYLVKKFQQYPNLINRGSFETLALLGNLKAIEEGKRYIEKDLNRCFTNQSLQNTQLSSYEDTRAKEIQQILQPQNLPFVDVIIDLHSTTANMGLSLIFCDMHPFLLRLGAYLTSINPMVKIFINQQSREGGFLRSLCELGFVIEVGAVAQNILNAELFQQTEQLMYAILDYFEGCNQGNIPQSNSTITFYQYIETIDYPRSDAYDGLHLHGEIQAMIHPQLQFRDYEPLHPGDPMFLTFAGKDIFYEGASTVYPVFINEAAYYEKGIAMYLSQKHQEVV
- a CDS encoding ATP-binding protein — protein: MAKLKISKKISTALINSLGAGVVPRVGVEYIAVGREKELKSLLQNLDDIAEGVAAFRFIIGNYGSGKSFLLQLIRNRAMEQGFVVADADLSPERRLAGSNNEGVATYRELMSHLATKTRPDGGALVSILEGWINKIQQEVVKETEMRPNDDGFDDQVESKIREVVQYIEDLVHGFDFGSVIIAYWRGYRMDDDNLKNAAMRWLRGEFTTKVEAKAALGVRVIIDDDSWYDYIKLFAKFVAEIGYKGLLILVDEAVHIYQISTTVTREKNYNRLLAMFNDTMQCKAEHLGIVVGGTTKFLEDPKRGLFADQAWQRRTKESRFVTQANVQEHLGPVIRLNPLSEGEILTLLQRLAEIHALNFGYEQTLTNRELKEFVQEIINRLGAEALMTPGEIVRDFMSVLNILHQNPGIVFGELIHGSKFKPTAMGKDADVDEDGAAEFSL
- a CDS encoding AGE family epimerase/isomerase translates to MEKDFQAMPPAGYAYAELYKNALLNDVLPFWEKYSLDWQQGGYFTCLDREGKIYDTDKFIWLQNRQVWTFSMLCNQLEKRENWLKIASNGANFLAQHGRDSDGNWYFALTCEGKPLVQPYNIFSDCFAAMAFSQYALAGGEEWAKDVAMQAYNNVLRRKDNPKGKYNKTYPDTRPMKSLAVPMILANLTLEMEWLLPKETLENVLAETVHEVMTDFLDSKRGLMYENVAPDGSHIDCFEGRLINPGHGIEAMWFIMDIARRKNDTKTINQAVDVVLNILNFAWDSEYGGLYYFMDADGHPPQQLEWDQKLWWVHLESLVALAMGYRLTGREVCWEWYQKMHDYTWSHFADAEYGEWFGYLNRRGEVLLNLKGGKWKGCFHVPRALYLCWQQFEAIATGLQ